ATTTCTTTGAATTCTTCAAGATATCTCAAGCAGTAGGTTTTGTCCCAGCCTTTTGGGAATACCTGAATTCAGTGGTGCAGTAGTAAAGCCCAAAATGGATATTTCTAGCAGGTATGTATTAGTTAGTTACAATACTTACATCAAAACTAATCTGCCCTCCAATGGAAAATGTGAGATTCAAGTGGCCAAACTTTTCACGAAGCACTGAGACCATTTTAGGCCGAATGTTATGTACCTAAAGAATTGAATTGGTTCAGTTCCATGTTCCTCTAATGACATATTTCCCCTTTCCAATTCGAACTAAAGTACCTTATCATACTTCTCAAAATCATCACGCTCTTCTTGACTACAGTTCCTCCCTATTGGCGACACATTGATCATTCCATTCCTGAATTCTATGAATGTACCCCTGGGGAAACGTTAACTCGGTGAGTAAAGAGGTAGCAGCAGAGGGAATTCTCAGGTTCAGCGCTGACCTTTTAATTGGGATATCCAAGTCCGCGATGTAATGAAGAGTGAAGTTAATGAATTCCTGCGAGGAAGGAACACGTAATATCACCATCAAGGCCTGGAAACTCGTCTGCGACAACAGTACAAGATAAGAACACCACACCACGTTGGCTCACCTTAAGCTGGTCATCTCCGAGATACGTTTTCAAACTCTGCGACACCAGGCAAAATACAGATGTGGATCTTTACGCAACACCTCCAGTAGTAAACTCAGTACGTTCGTGCTAAAACAGTGTACATATACAATGTGCTGGAGACTTACTTGCGTCCCGATAAGCTCGCCGTTCCTGTGCGCAACTAGTCCGTTCTCGGAGAAGACGTAGTCGTAATCGGTGATGACTGCAGAGGAGAGAACGAACATCAGAGTTTCAGACCCAACTGATTACGGTTTCAGACAAGTTGAGCAGACAGTGCCTCGCGAAGAACTCAGAATCCTAGCAGACCGTCCTGCTGAATCCAAGCAGGCTGGGTACCTGATTTACCGAGCTGCCCGGAGATCTTGGCCAGATCGGATCCCCCGACCAGGCCCACGCTCACAACCTGCTCCCGGGAAGAAAACCAGAGTGCCACAACCAGACATACAGTGAGTGGGAAATTAGATCTTAACCCACACTTAATTCCCCATTTGATAATCTGCCCGCCGGAGAATCCCACGGAAAGAGAAACTGGAACGAGGGCGGGAGGGCCTCACCTCGCGCAGCCGCTTCATGAACTCGCGCATCTCCGGCGTCACCTCTTTGCGCGGCGCGGTGATGGTGTCGTCGACGTCGAAGAGCGCGAGCACCGCGGTgttcttcctcgccgccgccatCCTGCTCGTCCTCCCGCCGCCGCTGCAGCTGCTACGAGTAAGAAGGGACGGGGCGCGCCTCGTCGCAGCGGTCGCGTGCTATGGCGCCGCCGGGGGAGGAGGTGGAGAGGGGATGCGTGGGGCGGAGAAAGTCAATAACGCGCGAACGTGCCAAAGAGGAGGACTTTTTGGATGACatttcatttttttatagtttttttataGTTTGGattgtttttttacacagtacaaaCGCTCATACATATACACATACACTCATCCATGTGAATGCACACACGTACATCCTACCCTATGAGCACTCCCGAAAGATTGAACCGCCAAATCATCTTGAAATTAACAAAGTCGTTATATACGTCTTCGTAGTCGACGCGATTGTTGCTCCCACTGAATGCATATGGCCAGAAGGCTTGCTGAAGACGGAGATGATCTTAAGATAGTTTTTCGTTAATGGGGATAGAGAAAAAGAGTCCTCACTTTCATAATTGAAAACTAGAGTCCACAAGCACTAATGTCAGGTCTGGACTTGAGTTCTCATGAGCAGGAAATTTTTCATTTTTACAAAAAGAGGATTACC
The sequence above is drawn from the Triticum aestivum cultivar Chinese Spring chromosome 7A, IWGSC CS RefSeq v2.1, whole genome shotgun sequence genome and encodes:
- the LOC123154099 gene encoding phosphomannomutase-like, with protein sequence MAAARKNTAVLALFDVDDTITAPRKEVTPEMREFMKRLREVVSVGLVGGSDLAKISGQLGKSVITDYDYVFSENGLVAHRNGELIGTQSLKTYLGDDQLKEFINFTLHYIADLDIPIKRGTFIEFRNGMINVSPIGRNCSQEERDDFEKYDKVHNIRPKMVSVLREKFGHLNLTFSIGGQISFDVFPKGWDKTYCLRYLEEFKEIHFFGDKTYKGGNDHEIFESDRTVGHTVTNPNDTMQQCRSIFLSK